The following are encoded together in the Pseudodesulfovibrio indicus genome:
- a CDS encoding epoxyqueuosine reductase QueH, translating to MPRLLLHICCGPCSITTLKALLGEGFEVTGLFYNPNIHPLTEYVKRRDGCLAVAERLGIKVIVKDDEYRPQEWFRAVAHRENNRCFHCYAMRLERTAQIARKGGFDFFTTTLLYSKYQKHDEIAALGRDLETAKTKFLYRDFREGWKEGIETSKEWEIYRQQYCGCLYSENERYKRELMG from the coding sequence ATGCCGAGACTGCTGTTGCACATCTGTTGCGGGCCGTGTTCGATCACCACGCTGAAGGCGCTGCTGGGCGAGGGGTTCGAGGTCACGGGGCTGTTTTACAACCCGAACATCCATCCGCTCACGGAGTACGTGAAGCGGCGGGACGGGTGTCTGGCCGTGGCCGAGCGGCTGGGGATCAAGGTCATCGTCAAGGACGACGAGTACCGGCCACAGGAGTGGTTCCGGGCCGTGGCACACCGCGAGAACAACCGCTGCTTCCACTGCTACGCCATGCGCCTGGAGCGTACGGCGCAGATCGCGCGCAAGGGCGGATTCGACTTCTTCACCACCACCCTGCTCTATTCCAAATACCAGAAGCACGACGAGATCGCGGCCCTGGGGCGCGACCTGGAAACCGCCAAGACCAAGTTCCTGTACCGCGACTTCCGCGAGGGCTGGAAAGAGGGCATCGAGACCTCCAAGGAGTGGGAAATCTACCGCCAGCAGTACTGCGGCTGCCTGTACAGCGAGAACGAGCGGTACAAGCGGGAGTTGATGGGCTAG
- a CDS encoding chromate transporter, with product MNRPGLIELFLSFLRLGLTAFGGPAMVPYIRALAVDRKQWIGEDSFRLGTALTQILPGATAMQVAAYVGLRSRGGPGALAAYAGFSLPAFLLMLGLSVIYFAARDVAAITAAFAGLQLVITALIANAAVNFARRYLDTPAAWLLAGGAGLWLVFKGNPILALAGVCLLAVFLLRDDQDTAPWANTPWGEAPCASPDGSSSACSPSWPRCTR from the coding sequence ATGAACCGCCCCGGACTGATCGAACTCTTCCTCTCCTTCCTCCGGCTGGGGCTGACCGCCTTCGGCGGACCGGCCATGGTGCCGTACATCCGGGCCTTGGCAGTGGACCGCAAGCAGTGGATCGGCGAGGATTCCTTCCGGCTGGGCACGGCCCTGACCCAGATTCTGCCGGGGGCCACGGCCATGCAGGTGGCGGCCTACGTGGGGCTGCGCTCGCGCGGCGGCCCCGGCGCGCTGGCCGCCTACGCCGGGTTCTCCCTGCCCGCCTTCCTGCTCATGCTCGGCCTGTCCGTCATCTATTTCGCGGCCCGCGACGTGGCCGCCATCACCGCCGCCTTCGCCGGGCTGCAACTGGTCATCACCGCGCTCATCGCCAACGCCGCCGTGAACTTCGCCCGCCGCTACCTGGACACCCCGGCGGCCTGGCTCCTGGCCGGAGGCGCGGGGCTGTGGCTGGTCTTCAAGGGCAATCCGATCCTGGCCCTTGCCGGGGTCTGCCTGCTGGCGGTCTTCCTGCTGCGCGACGACCAGGACACCGCCCCCTGGGCGAACACGCCGTGGGGCGAGGCCCCCTGCGCTTCGCCGGATGGCTCCTCCTCGGCCTGCTCGCCTTCCTGGCCGCGCTGTACGCGGTGA
- a CDS encoding chromate transporter has protein sequence MGRGPLRFAGWLLLGLLAFLAALYAVNPALFRLGLLMVKIDCFAFGGGYVSVPLMLHEVVEVRGWLSGPEFMDGIALGQVTPGPIVMTGAFVGYAVAGLVGAVVAAVTVFAPSLIILCAATPFADRVVHSAVARRVLRGSLISLVGLMGAVAVRFGLDIDWSAARAVLALGAFYALNRKVDILWVVLAGAGLGALLF, from the coding sequence GTGGGGCGAGGCCCCCTGCGCTTCGCCGGATGGCTCCTCCTCGGCCTGCTCGCCTTCCTGGCCGCGCTGTACGCGGTGAACCCCGCCCTGTTCCGGCTGGGGCTGCTGATGGTCAAGATCGACTGCTTCGCCTTCGGCGGCGGGTACGTATCCGTGCCGCTCATGCTCCACGAGGTGGTGGAGGTGCGCGGCTGGCTGTCCGGGCCGGAGTTCATGGACGGCATCGCCCTGGGGCAGGTCACCCCCGGCCCCATCGTCATGACCGGCGCGTTCGTGGGCTACGCCGTGGCCGGGCTGGTCGGGGCGGTCGTCGCCGCCGTGACCGTGTTCGCGCCCTCGCTGATCATCCTCTGCGCGGCCACGCCGTTCGCGGACCGGGTGGTCCATTCGGCGGTGGCCCGGCGCGTGCTGCGCGGCAGCCTCATCTCACTGGTCGGGCTGATGGGCGCGGTGGCCGTCCGTTTCGGCCTGGACATCGACTGGTCCGCGGCCCGCGCCGTGCTGGCCCTGGGCGCGTTCTACGCCCTTAACCGCAAGGTGGACATCCTGTGGGTGGTCCTGGCCGGGGCCGGGCTGGGCGCGCTGCTGTTCTGA
- a CDS encoding VOC family protein, which yields MAKYTGINHLAMVTGDMDATVRFWRDLLGMRLVVGLGHPGYRHYFFEISDNDMIAFFEWPGVEPLDERDHGFPVKGKVGFDHISFGVASEDDLWELKDKLEAADIWCSEVVDHGFIHSIYAFDPNNIPIEFSSTVPGVDIRKTPVMVDSEPSAEGLKGPEPQPGVWPEVTDPTPEADKAVYEGEGHKVVEALEEGEK from the coding sequence ATGGCGAAATACACCGGCATCAATCATCTGGCCATGGTCACCGGAGACATGGACGCCACCGTGCGCTTCTGGCGCGACCTGCTCGGCATGCGGCTGGTGGTGGGACTGGGGCATCCCGGCTACCGGCACTACTTCTTCGAGATATCCGACAACGACATGATCGCCTTCTTCGAGTGGCCCGGCGTGGAGCCGCTCGACGAGCGGGACCACGGGTTCCCGGTCAAGGGCAAGGTCGGCTTCGACCATATCTCCTTCGGGGTGGCGTCCGAGGACGACCTGTGGGAACTCAAGGACAAGCTGGAGGCCGCCGACATCTGGTGCTCCGAGGTGGTGGACCACGGGTTCATCCACTCCATCTACGCCTTCGACCCCAACAACATCCCCATCGAGTTCAGCTCCACCGTGCCCGGCGTGGACATCCGCAAGACCCCGGTCATGGTCGACTCCGAGCCGAGCGCGGAGGGGCTCAAGGGGCCGGAGCCGCAGCCCGGCGTCTGGCCCGAAGTGACCGACCCGACCCCGGAAGCGGACAAGGCGGTCTACGAGGGCGAGGGACACAAGGTCGTCGAAGCCCTGGAGGAAGGGGAGAAGTAG
- a CDS encoding methyl-accepting chemotaxis protein, which produces MIDPRKVPFRIKLIIGVVSMVSLTAVFLAGAIIFMADSALGELHIDPATLAGVERQLLLVAALVVGVGVAGSIAGSFLLVRTLIKPLQHLSAYTHEVAAGNYNLTIDYAAKDAISETIDAVRNMTGELKTKLGMAQGLLTGLTQPCVVVDTDEIITFLNQAELDLLQIDEPPSRFIGMHMAEFVYGDKSRPTLLGECMRKDKVIVGQVTEGKGRKGRPYHLLVDISPIKDLDGKIVGAFTILTETTQIKESEAEALRQHEIMAQAAREAETIAGELDEASVALARTVDEAGRGSDIQRDRAGETATAMEQMNATVLEVARNASDASINADDMRNLADEGAALVEQVVRAIQEVGEQSESLKDSMAHLDGQTKNIGTIMQVIDDIADQTNLLALNAAIEAARAGEAGRGFAVVADEVRKLAEKTMTATKEVDAAIRSIRSGTRENVVATESAVEAIQASTELAGRAGESIRNIQQSVIQTADQVRSIATAAEEQSASSEQVTRATEQINTISSETAHAMGEARDDLERLSSLASSLKELIGRMQS; this is translated from the coding sequence ATGATTGATCCGAGGAAAGTTCCCTTCCGTATCAAGCTCATCATCGGCGTGGTGAGCATGGTCTCCCTGACCGCCGTGTTCCTGGCCGGGGCCATCATCTTCATGGCGGACAGCGCCCTGGGCGAGTTGCACATCGATCCCGCAACCCTGGCCGGCGTGGAGCGCCAGCTCCTGCTGGTGGCCGCGCTGGTCGTGGGCGTGGGCGTGGCCGGGTCCATAGCGGGCAGCTTCCTCCTGGTGCGCACCCTGATCAAGCCGCTGCAGCATCTTTCGGCCTACACCCACGAGGTGGCCGCGGGAAACTACAACCTGACCATCGATTACGCGGCCAAGGACGCCATCAGCGAGACCATCGACGCGGTCCGGAACATGACCGGCGAGCTCAAGACCAAGCTCGGCATGGCCCAGGGGCTGCTGACCGGCCTGACCCAGCCGTGCGTGGTGGTGGACACCGACGAAATCATCACCTTCCTGAACCAGGCCGAACTGGACCTGCTCCAGATCGACGAGCCGCCCTCCCGGTTCATCGGCATGCACATGGCCGAGTTCGTGTACGGCGACAAGAGCCGCCCCACCCTGCTCGGCGAGTGCATGCGCAAGGACAAGGTCATCGTGGGCCAGGTCACCGAGGGCAAGGGCCGCAAGGGCCGCCCCTACCACCTGCTGGTGGACATCTCGCCCATCAAGGATTTGGACGGCAAGATCGTGGGCGCGTTCACCATCCTGACCGAGACCACCCAGATCAAGGAGAGCGAGGCCGAGGCCCTGCGCCAGCACGAGATCATGGCCCAGGCCGCGCGCGAGGCCGAGACCATCGCCGGGGAGCTCGACGAGGCCTCCGTGGCCCTGGCCCGCACCGTGGACGAGGCCGGACGCGGGTCCGACATCCAGCGCGACCGCGCCGGGGAGACCGCCACGGCCATGGAGCAGATGAACGCCACGGTGCTGGAAGTGGCCCGCAACGCCTCCGACGCCTCGATCAACGCCGACGACATGCGCAACCTGGCCGACGAGGGCGCGGCTCTGGTCGAGCAGGTGGTCCGGGCCATTCAGGAGGTGGGCGAGCAATCCGAATCCCTCAAGGATTCCATGGCCCATCTCGACGGGCAGACCAAGAATATCGGGACGATCATGCAGGTCATCGACGACATCGCGGACCAGACCAACCTCCTGGCCCTGAACGCGGCCATCGAGGCGGCCCGCGCGGGCGAGGCCGGGCGAGGCTTCGCCGTGGTCGCGGACGAGGTCCGCAAGCTGGCCGAAAAGACCATGACCGCCACCAAGGAGGTGGACGCGGCCATCCGGTCCATTCGGTCCGGCACCCGCGAGAACGTGGTCGCCACCGAGTCCGCCGTGGAAGCCATCCAGGCCTCCACCGAGCTGGCCGGTCGGGCCGGCGAGTCCATCCGCAACATCCAGCAGAGCGTGATCCAGACCGCGGACCAGGTGCGCTCCATCGCCACCGCCGCCGAGGAGCAGTCCGCGTCCAGCGAGCAGGTCACCCGCGCCACCGAGCAGATCAACACCATCTCCAGCGAGACCGCCCACGCCATGGGCGAGGCCCGCGACGACCTGGAGCGGCTGTCCTCCCTGGCCTCCTCCCTCAAGGAGCTGATCGGGCGCATGCAGAGCTGA
- the hemW gene encoding radical SAM family heme chaperone HemW has product MGKIYGENVPVRAAFPEVAGKGAGTGPDAKGLLLYIHVPFCVSRCHYCSFHSQSFNQVTFSWYFNLLLQEIELWGRRLKRPLLRTVYFGGGTPSLIPLANLDRIMKAIRDAFELGPGAETTIEANPDSAQDVSYFRGLLSIGFNRLSLGMQSLKDADLQVMGRPHSVAMAYQAFDQARRAGFGNIGLDLIWGLPGQRLKVWLDQLRIVAEMRPEHISAYNLTLEEGTLMAKRCGEGGDLTLPLDQEQGRMFVYGAEYLESVGYLHYEVSNFARMGFMSVHNSGYWDGSDYLGLGPSAVSTLGRRRFTVPRYMDEYDAYVRGGLVGQDFEELTDEDLLAEMVMLSLRTGKGLDLKEFRKRAGFDLIKRQEQLITALHRENLVRISGGRLRLTKNGMLVSNVIIKRLAFGD; this is encoded by the coding sequence ATGGGCAAAATCTACGGCGAGAACGTGCCGGTGCGGGCCGCCTTCCCGGAGGTTGCGGGCAAGGGGGCCGGAACCGGCCCCGACGCCAAGGGGCTGCTGCTCTACATCCACGTCCCGTTCTGCGTGTCGCGCTGCCATTACTGCTCCTTCCACTCACAGTCCTTCAACCAGGTGACCTTTTCCTGGTATTTCAACTTGCTGCTCCAGGAAATCGAGCTGTGGGGACGGCGGCTGAAGCGTCCCCTCCTGCGCACGGTCTATTTCGGCGGCGGCACACCGAGCCTGATTCCCCTGGCAAATCTGGACCGGATCATGAAGGCCATCCGCGACGCCTTCGAGCTCGGTCCGGGCGCGGAGACGACCATCGAGGCCAACCCGGACTCGGCCCAGGACGTGAGCTATTTCCGGGGACTCCTGTCCATCGGCTTCAACCGGCTGTCGCTCGGCATGCAGAGCCTCAAGGACGCGGATCTGCAGGTCATGGGCCGCCCGCACTCGGTGGCCATGGCCTACCAGGCGTTCGACCAGGCGCGGCGGGCCGGGTTCGGCAACATCGGCCTGGACCTCATCTGGGGACTGCCCGGCCAGCGGCTGAAGGTCTGGCTGGACCAGCTGCGCATCGTGGCCGAGATGCGCCCGGAACACATCTCCGCATACAACCTGACCCTGGAGGAAGGCACGCTCATGGCCAAGCGGTGCGGCGAGGGCGGCGACCTGACCCTGCCGCTGGACCAGGAACAGGGACGCATGTTCGTGTACGGGGCGGAGTACCTGGAATCCGTGGGTTACCTGCACTACGAGGTCTCGAATTTCGCGCGCATGGGGTTCATGTCCGTGCACAACTCCGGCTACTGGGACGGGTCCGACTACCTGGGGCTGGGGCCGTCGGCGGTCTCCACCCTGGGGCGCAGGCGGTTCACGGTGCCGCGCTACATGGACGAATACGACGCCTATGTGCGCGGCGGGCTGGTGGGCCAGGACTTCGAGGAACTGACCGACGAGGACCTGCTGGCGGAGATGGTCATGCTCTCCCTGCGCACGGGCAAGGGGCTGGATCTCAAGGAGTTCCGCAAACGCGCCGGGTTCGACCTCATCAAGCGCCAGGAACAGCTTATCACCGCCCTGCACCGCGAGAACCTGGTGCGCATCAGCGGCGGCAGGCTGCGGCTGACCAAGAACGGCATGCTGGTGTCCAACGTGATCATCAAACGGCTCGCCTTCGGAGACTGA
- the galE gene encoding UDP-glucose 4-epimerase GalE — MKKTLITGGAGYIGSHAAKALSRLGREVVVLDSLVAGHRDFLKWGEFEHGDLADPAFLESVFSRHDIGEVLHFAAFIAVGESVEKPDLYYGNNVRNTLNLVDAMLKADVKRMVFSSTAAVYGEPQTELIAEDHPFSPLSPYAWSKRMIEQILADCDRAYGLKHVCLRYFNAAGADPDGEIGERHQPETHLIPLILQAALGLRDTITIFGTDYPTPDGTCLRDYIHVTDLADAHVRALDHLESGGGSRAFNLGNGNGFSVREIIDVAREVSGRDIPVTEAGRRAGDSPALVASSAAARDVLQWTPRFDDVRDIVRTAWNWHTKDLA, encoded by the coding sequence ATGAAAAAGACACTCATCACCGGCGGTGCCGGGTATATCGGTTCCCACGCGGCCAAGGCCCTGTCCCGCCTCGGACGCGAGGTCGTGGTCCTCGACTCTCTGGTGGCGGGCCACCGCGACTTTCTCAAATGGGGTGAATTCGAGCACGGCGACCTGGCCGATCCGGCCTTTCTCGAATCCGTGTTCTCCCGGCACGACATCGGCGAGGTCCTGCACTTCGCCGCCTTCATCGCCGTGGGCGAGTCCGTGGAGAAACCGGACCTCTACTACGGCAACAACGTGCGCAACACCCTGAATCTCGTGGACGCCATGCTCAAGGCGGACGTGAAACGCATGGTCTTTTCGTCCACCGCCGCCGTGTACGGCGAACCGCAGACCGAGCTCATCGCCGAGGACCATCCGTTTTCGCCCCTCTCGCCCTACGCCTGGTCCAAGCGGATGATCGAGCAGATCCTGGCGGACTGCGACCGCGCCTACGGCCTGAAGCACGTCTGCCTGCGCTACTTCAACGCCGCCGGGGCCGACCCGGACGGCGAGATCGGCGAGCGGCACCAGCCCGAAACGCACCTCATCCCGCTCATCCTTCAGGCCGCGCTGGGGCTGCGCGACACCATCACCATCTTCGGCACCGACTATCCCACCCCGGACGGCACCTGCCTGCGCGACTACATCCACGTCACCGACCTGGCCGACGCCCACGTCAGGGCGCTGGACCACCTGGAATCCGGCGGCGGGTCCCGCGCCTTCAACCTGGGCAACGGCAACGGGTTCTCCGTGCGCGAGATCATCGACGTGGCCCGCGAGGTGTCGGGAAGGGACATCCCGGTCACCGAGGCCGGACGCCGGGCGGGCGACTCCCCGGCCCTGGTCGCGTCCTCGGCGGCGGCCCGCGACGTCCTGCAATGGACCCCCCGGTTCGACGACGTCCGCGACATCGTCCGCACCGCCTGGAACTGGCACACCAAGGATCTGGCGTAG
- the sfsA gene encoding DNA/RNA nuclease SfsA has product MSRPVARIPFPAPCRSAAFVRRIKRFTVEAEALDGPDRGAILKAHTNNTGSMLGLLRPGSTALLSPAANPDRKLKYTLEALELAGSMGPGMVGVNTLTPNRMLHAAWKAGAVPELDGYEHFRKEAKVGQSRLDAHLTGERGELWVECKNVTLVEDDVARFPDAVTERGQKHLRELMDLAGSGARVALFFLVQRPDGHCFGPADFIDPDYATLFYEALDAGVEAWPYVADVDRTGISLGRRLQVVRP; this is encoded by the coding sequence GTGTCCAGACCCGTCGCCCGCATCCCCTTTCCCGCGCCCTGCCGGAGCGCCGCCTTCGTGCGCCGCATCAAGCGGTTCACGGTGGAGGCCGAGGCCCTGGACGGCCCGGACCGGGGCGCGATCCTCAAGGCCCACACCAACAACACCGGGTCCATGCTCGGCCTGCTCAGGCCGGGGTCCACCGCCCTGCTCTCGCCCGCCGCCAACCCGGACCGCAAGCTCAAGTACACCCTGGAAGCCCTTGAGCTGGCCGGGTCAATGGGCCCGGGCATGGTCGGGGTCAACACCCTGACCCCCAACCGCATGCTGCACGCCGCCTGGAAGGCCGGGGCCGTACCCGAGCTGGACGGCTACGAACATTTCCGGAAAGAGGCCAAGGTGGGCCAGAGCCGGTTGGACGCGCACCTGACCGGCGAACGCGGCGAGCTGTGGGTGGAGTGCAAGAACGTGACCCTGGTGGAGGACGACGTGGCCCGCTTTCCCGACGCCGTGACCGAGCGCGGCCAGAAGCACCTCCGCGAGCTCATGGACCTGGCCGGGTCCGGGGCGCGCGTGGCCCTGTTCTTCCTGGTGCAGCGGCCCGACGGCCATTGCTTCGGCCCGGCGGATTTCATCGACCCCGACTATGCAACGCTGTTTTACGAGGCCCTGGACGCCGGGGTCGAGGCCTGGCCCTATGTGGCCGACGTGGACCGGACGGGCATCAGCCTCGGCCGCAGGCTCCAGGTGGTGCGCCCGTGA